CAAAGGCCAAATTCTTATTCCATTTTGGGGCGGCCCAGGAACACTAAATTATTATTCAGCGACCGATATATTGAACAATCAATTCAATCCTGAGGAATTGGCTGGAAGTATCGCCTTGGTTGGCTCATCCATAACTCTCTTATCTGATTTGCACCATACACCAGTCGCCCAATTATTTCCTGGAGTTGAAATAGTCGGCAATATAGTGAAAGGGCTGGTAGAACAAAAAATTCCCCGAGAATTTGACTGGGAATCATTGCAAGGAAAACTTTGTTTAGTGATTTTTGGCTTGTTATTTGCGTTTGTATTTTCTTCTTTTGGTATATTTGGCAAATTAATAGTCTTTTTGATAACGACTGTAATAATATTGACTAATACTCTTGTCCTGTTCGTATTTTACAATAATTACATCCCCCCGGCATTTTTATTAACCATCACTACCTTGCAAACTTTTGTTAATTTTTTCTATTCCTATGTTATTGAAAAGCGGCAAAAAAGACGAATAAGTGAATTGTTCGGTCAATACGTACCAAAAGAATACGTCAAAGAATTAATAGAACATCCTGAACACCACGCTATGGAAGGGTTGAACCGTGAAATGACAGTTCTGTTTACTGACATACGTAACTTCACAACAATGAGCGAAGCACTTGGTGCAGGTGGTGTAAAACTATTGTTAAATTCTTTTTTTACCCCAATGACCAAAATCATTTTTGAACATAGAGGAACAATTGATAAATACGTTGGAGATATGATAGTAGCATTCTGGGGAGCACCGATAGAAGACAAAGAGCATGCGAGTCACGCCGTTTTATGTTCTCTCTCCTTCTTTGAGCACTTACCCCAAATTAATGACAATTTATTGGAGCATGGGCTGCCACAAGTTGATATTGGAGTAGGTATAGCAACTGGTCCTATGAACGTTGGTGACATGGGTTCTGAATTTCGTCGAGCCTATACTGTTCTGGGAGATACAGTTAATCTTGCTTCCAGATTAGAGGGTCTAACCAAATTCTACCGAGTCAATATACTGACGAATGATAAAACTTGTTCCTGCCTCAATAACATCTTGTGGCGTACGATAGATAAAGTGGCGGTCAAAGGTCGAAAAACTCCATTGACTATTTACCAACCTCTAGGTATTGTTACTGAGGCATCTGAAAGGCTTCTGCAGGAACAAGAAAAGTATGAAACTGCATTAGCCCACTATTACAATCAGGATTGGCTTATTGCAGAGTACATCTTCAATGAATTAAAAAATGAAAATCCTGGAATATATTTGTACCAAATGTATATTGAAAGAATAGCGTCATTCAAAAAAAGACCTCCTTCGTCTGACTGGAATGGGGTTTATGTTCATACCAGGAAGTAAGGTCAAGAAGAAATTTTAAATACCGCAATAGGAAGGATTATGAAAACAATTCGGCTGTTTACGATATCAATGATTGCATTTTTTTTATTACTCTCTTCAATAACTCATACTGTGTGGGCTGAAAAACCAGGACACTCCAAAAAAATGGCAGAGACTACAATCACATTAATTTCCAACAACAAAATCGATTCAATTGCCAATTGCTCACTCCAATCGATCACAAGTTGTACCATACTTCTTCATCTTGCAAACCCTGGTACCCCAGGAATACTCCATGTGACTAACCACTCTTCTGTTGTTACAGCAACCCATATTGAAGCTGTACTTCCAAGCTCACTTGAGTTTCTTGTTGATGTGATTGAAAGTGGGTGTGATGTAGTTCCACCTGGAAGTACTTGTTCAATATATTTCTTTCCAATAAGCGGCCCCATTTCTCCGCAACCAGTTCAGTTAATTGGCGACAATATAAGAACTACTACATTTTATCTTGGTATAGAGATGTGATATATAGCCAGACCACCAACTATTGCCAATTATATCCGTTAGGAGTAGCTCATGAAAAAACTGATCTATATTAGTCTAGTTTTTGTTATAACCAATGCATTTGCGCAACCAGTAGCCACGGTATTATTCGCCAAACAAAAAGTCACGTCAGTCAGAGAAGGCAAGGAGTACTCCCTCTCAAGAGGTTCTCAATTGGAGCAAGGGGACACCATTGTTACCGGAACAGGTGCTCTCATCAACATCAAATATAAAAACGGGACTCTGGTAAATATAGGTGAGAACTCCAGATATAAAATTCTAGCCTTTTCCCCAAATGCATCTGATGTTCAAATCAAGGCTGAATTATCCCAAGGAAAAATAAAATTTAAAACTACAGGGAAGTCAAATGAAAGCCTGAAAACACCCGTGATAGCAATGGCAATTACAGGGACAGCTGCCGAAATATTTGTAAAATCCGATAAACAAACTTATTTTAACTTAATAGAAGGAAATATAAATAATTACACTCCTGGAAGTTACATAGCCACACCGCAGGGGGTTGTAGCTGGTGCCTTTCCTGCTGAGGGTCAGGTAAACACTCCCGCTGGCACAGATGGAAGCATCTCTGATGCTGAAACAACTGAAACCATCTCATCAGATACTACTGACGCATCAGATACTACTGATGCAACAGACACTGCCGACGCAACGGATACCGCCGACAGTGCCCAAGAGGCATCTGATACCGTTGGATTTATTGAGTCAGCTCAAGTAGTGGATCAAGCAACAACTGACTCAATAGAGGAAGCAATTGAAAGTGAAATGGCCGAGATTTCCCTTGAGTGTATAACTGTTATATAGCTTGGTATGTCATTTTTGTATGGCGACTTTACCCCCTGCTTCATATAGGGACTAAAGGCATATAATGGTATGCATTGACACCAAATATTGATATGAGTCGGTCGATAAGCCGGGTTCTGTCGTGGGCAACCATTCATCTGGGACATACGTCACCGCATGCCTCAAGCGACCTACCCGAACCCCGTATGGGCCATACGTTATGACTTTGCAGTCAAATGGATTCCTATTTGGTCTTGCTCCGAGTGGGGTTTTCCCTGCCACGATTGTTACCAATCGCGCGGTGCGCTCTTACCGCACCATTTCACCCTTACCTACGACTCCAAAAGGAATAGAAGGCGGTATATTTTCTGTGGCACTTTCCGTAGGCTCACACCTCCCAGGAGTTACCTGGCACTCTGCCCTATGGAGCCCGGACTTTCCTCCCCTTGCCTTTAGGCAAGGAGCGATTGCCTGACCGACTCTGATTTCAATATTAGCAGAGTGCCCAGGCAAAGGCCATAATTAACGATGAATTTCTATTAGAATACCGCGAAGAATAACTGAACTTGGAAAATATTAACTACACAACTGAATTAAAAATCACGGGTACCAATGAATTCATCATCGAAATAACGCTTTAATTTAGTACGCAAAGTTCCACGACTTACACCAAGAACTCGAGCAGCTTTTGATTGGTTATAACGAGTTAATTCCATAACAGTACGGAATAAAGGCGCTTCTACTTCCTCAACAATTAATTGATACAAGTTTAAATTAGCATCTTTACTGCCGACACTTGTTAAATAACCTTTCACTGCGCTAACTACTTGATGTGACAGGGCATCATTACCTTGCGTCACTTGTTGCATAACTGCACTCATTTTAATCTCCTAATACAAATTTAATGAACATAATTCATGTCCAGCACATTAATTTGGCTCTAACACCATGACCGATATAATATCAAATATCTCAAAGAGTGTAAACATTGTTTCAATGATATTCATTTATTAAGGAATTATTAAGTCTCTATTGTATCATTTTAGTTAGGTTTGTAAAAATAATTGCACTTAATTTTCTAAAAATTTACTTTTGAAATAATAATTATTAAGCATTAAAGAGGTAAACATTTCCTTTATAATTGGAAATATTTCAGGTATTAATAATTTAATTAATAAAGAGAATTAGATCACAAAATTGATAGAGCGACCTTACTTTAATACAGGATTCAAGCCAGTCGCTTATTAATAATATTATTAAAGAGACATTTTCGATTTTTTGCTTATTTTACTAAGTCACAGTAAAACTCTCTCCACAACCACATTGCCCAGTCTGATTAGGATTATTAAAAACAAATTTGTAATTTAACCCTTGTTTCACATAATCAACTTGCATATTTTTAAGAAATGGATAACTTGTTCTGTCAACACATACCAGATAGTTATCGGATAAAGAAACTACCATATCTCCTTCTAAAGGCTCTTTTACATAATCGACTACATAGGATAACCCCGAACACCCTGTCTTTTTTACTGACAATCTCACTCCTATGCTCCCTGGATTTTGCTCCAAATAGGAAACCAAGTGCTTTATTGCTGATTCACTGAAAGTGATATTAGGGCTTATGCTGTTCGCTTGTTGTATTTCTACACTCATCTCTTTACCTCTCAAATTTCTTACGCATCAAAATCAATGCTTCTTTGTATATGTCCTCTATCTGAACTGCTACAGGATACTGACTGTTAGGTATCTGTAATACATTAATTAAAATCTGAAAATCAATTAATGGAAGTGTTTCCAAAGCTTTACCTTCAATCTGACAACAGATCCATTCCATTGCCGCGATAACATAAGGATTGCCATTCGTTTTAAATCTGGCCCTGGATATGTTCTTGTCTTTGTCATATTTTATATAAAAATGCACTGTATTCAGTTGATTAGCCTGTTGACTTTGTACACCTATTGCAAAAGGATCATTTAAATCCAGCGTACCTGTATGTTGAGGCTGAAAAAAATAATCCTGTACAATTTTATTATACATCATAATGGTGATAATTCGTGAAGCCGACTTACTTGTGTGCAAATTATATCAATCGCTTTCTTTATTTGCTCCTCTGTAGTAAACCGTCCTATGGATAAACGGACCGCTGATTGCGCGTCCGTATCAGTTAAACCAATTGCTCTTAGGACATAAGATGGTTGAATACTCGCAGAAGAACAAGCAGAAGTAGTCGACACCGCCAACTCATTTAAAGCAAACAACAATGAATCTCCATTTAATCCAACAAAACTCACATTCAGATTTCCTGCGATACGCCTTTGCTCATTTCCATTTAGTTTAATAGCAGGTAAATGCCGTATTCCGTCCCATAGTTTTTTGCGTAAATTTAGAATACGCATCTGTTCGGTAATTCTTTCAGCCTCTGCAATAGCAAAAGCTTCCCCCATACCGACAATTTGGTGAGTAGGTAATGTTCCTGATCGCAATCCCCCCTCATGCCCACCACCAAAACTTAAAGTCTGTAAACGAATCCTTGGCTTATGCCTCACATACAAAGCCCCTACCCCTTTAGGCCCATAGTTTTTATGAGCAGAAAACGACATCAAATCAACTGAAAGCTGGCTCAAATCGATTGGTAATTTACCTGCGCTTTGAGCAGCATCAACATGAAATATAATTCCCTTGTTTCTTAATAACTCACCAATAGAGGCAATATCTTGTATGACACCAATTTCATTATTAACGTGCATAATAGAAACCAGAATAGTATCTGGTCTAAGGGCTGATTCAAGTTTCTCAAGGGCCAACAAACCATCTGATTCTGGATTAAGATAGGTGACTTGAAAACCTTCTTTTTCCAATTGATGAAAACTGTCAAGCACGGCCTTATGCTCAGTGCTCATAGTAACAAGATGCATTCCTTTATTTTTATAAAACCGGGCAGCTCCTAAAATAGCTAAATTATCTGCTTCTGTAGCGCCTGATGTAAACACTATTTCTTGAGGGGAAGCATTGATAGTTTCTGCAATTTGAGAACGTGCCTGCTCAACTGCCATAGAAGCAACTCTCCCATACTCATGAGTTGCTGATGCAGGATTACCAAAATCCCCTTCAGGACCTAAATATTTTATCATTTGCTCAACAACACGAGGATCAACTGGTGTTGTTGCCATATAATCAAAATAAATCGGTTTTATTGCCAATTTTATTGCTCCTATTGTCTTTCCTTGCCCACTCCAATGATTTCTGAACCTGGCTAAGCATACCTCTTAAAATGCTAACTTCCATTTTTTCAAGGTTGATTCTATTAAACAGCCGCCTTACTCTTTGCATTAATCTCCTCGGATTAGAGGGTCTCAAAAATTTAATTTCAATAAAAACTTCCTTTAGATGTTCATAAAATTGTTCAATTTCATCAGCTGTAGCCTGTTCTTCATTACGGAGAGCTACTTCAGCACGTGGGGATAATAACTTCATACGAAGTTCATAGGCTATAATTTGTACTGCTTGAGCCAAATTTAATGAACTATAGTCCGGATTGCTTGGGATATTAATATGGTAGTGACATTTTAGCAGCTCTTCATTAGTAAGTCCTGCGTGTTCTCTACCAAATACAATAGCCACTTGAGTATTATCTGATTGTTGTTTTATCAATTCTGCACAGGAAGCTGGAATCAATCCAGGTAATGACAACCCCCGTGGCCTGGCACTCGTACCTAAAATCAACTGACATCCAATTAAAGCTTCGTCCAAAGTATTTGTAACAATAGTTGCATCCAGGACATCATCAGCCCCAGCAGCCATTTCTTTGGCT
Above is a genomic segment from Legionella pneumophila subsp. pascullei containing:
- a CDS encoding CHASE2 domain-containing protein, translating into MNKLTLYFPQFLNHIKWTEFFLGLAVTLLVLLTLLFNVPPLSSLISQIEGRIYDQIINLNWHSKPESLKVIIIDIDDKSLEQQGRWPWPRSKIAELLNKLQENGVVTVGFDIVMSEAETNYALALIEKLSQFSGKMTTDQKRLITTLNSIANQVDNDQKLVNALGKNNAVLGFFFHNSEDIRKGSLPTPLRDTDNKPLLENKLSVYQFTNFNSNLAAFTTAAASGGFVTNLPDKDGIIRHALLLANYKNNLYPSLSLAIAMNYLLTDKISLKKYNDQLTGIELDGTQIPTNRKGQILIPFWGGPGTLNYYSATDILNNQFNPEELAGSIALVGSSITLLSDLHHTPVAQLFPGVEIVGNIVKGLVEQKIPREFDWESLQGKLCLVIFGLLFAFVFSSFGIFGKLIVFLITTVIILTNTLVLFVFYNNYIPPAFLLTITTLQTFVNFFYSYVIEKRQKRRISELFGQYVPKEYVKELIEHPEHHAMEGLNREMTVLFTDIRNFTTMSEALGAGGVKLLLNSFFTPMTKIIFEHRGTIDKYVGDMIVAFWGAPIEDKEHASHAVLCSLSFFEHLPQINDNLLEHGLPQVDIGVGIATGPMNVGDMGSEFRRAYTVLGDTVNLASRLEGLTKFYRVNILTNDKTCSCLNNILWRTIDKVAVKGRKTPLTIYQPLGIVTEASERLLQEQEKYETALAHYYNQDWLIAEYIFNELKNENPGIYLYQMYIERIASFKKRPPSSDWNGVYVHTRK
- a CDS encoding FecR domain-containing protein; translated protein: MKKLIYISLVFVITNAFAQPVATVLFAKQKVTSVREGKEYSLSRGSQLEQGDTIVTGTGALINIKYKNGTLVNIGENSRYKILAFSPNASDVQIKAELSQGKIKFKTTGKSNESLKTPVIAMAITGTAAEIFVKSDKQTYFNLIEGNINNYTPGSYIATPQGVVAGAFPAEGQVNTPAGTDGSISDAETTETISSDTTDASDTTDATDTADATDTADSAQEASDTVGFIESAQVVDQATTDSIEEAIESEMAEISLECITVI
- a CDS encoding helix-turn-helix domain-containing protein; the encoded protein is MSAVMQQVTQGNDALSHQVVSAVKGYLTSVGSKDANLNLYQLIVEEVEAPLFRTVMELTRYNQSKAARVLGVSRGTLRTKLKRYFDDEFIGTRDF
- a CDS encoding HesB/IscA family protein; amino-acid sequence: MSVEIQQANSISPNITFSESAIKHLVSYLEQNPGSIGVRLSVKKTGCSGLSYVVDYVKEPLEGDMVVSLSDNYLVCVDRTSYPFLKNMQVDYVKQGLNYKFVFNNPNQTGQCGCGESFTVT
- a CDS encoding iron-sulfur cluster assembly scaffold protein; protein product: MMYNKIVQDYFFQPQHTGTLDLNDPFAIGVQSQQANQLNTVHFYIKYDKDKNISRARFKTNGNPYVIAAMEWICCQIEGKALETLPLIDFQILINVLQIPNSQYPVAVQIEDIYKEALILMRKKFER
- a CDS encoding IscS subfamily cysteine desulfurase, which encodes MATTPVDPRVVEQMIKYLGPEGDFGNPASATHEYGRVASMAVEQARSQIAETINASPQEIVFTSGATEADNLAILGAARFYKNKGMHLVTMSTEHKAVLDSFHQLEKEGFQVTYLNPESDGLLALEKLESALRPDTILVSIMHVNNEIGVIQDIASIGELLRNKGIIFHVDAAQSAGKLPIDLSQLSVDLMSFSAHKNYGPKGVGALYVRHKPRIRLQTLSFGGGHEGGLRSGTLPTHQIVGMGEAFAIAEAERITEQMRILNLRKKLWDGIRHLPAIKLNGNEQRRIAGNLNVSFVGLNGDSLLFALNELAVSTTSACSSASIQPSYVLRAIGLTDTDAQSAVRLSIGRFTTEEQIKKAIDIICTQVSRLHELSPL
- the trmJ gene encoding tRNA (cytosine(32)/uridine(32)-2'-O)-methyltransferase TrmJ, whose product is MKLSSIRIVLVSTSHPGNIGSTARAMKTMGLSSLYLVSPKSFPDLKAKEMAAGADDVLDATIVTNTLDEALIGCQLILGTSARPRGLSLPGLIPASCAELIKQQSDNTQVAIVFGREHAGLTNEELLKCHYHINIPSNPDYSSLNLAQAVQIIAYELRMKLLSPRAEVALRNEEQATADEIEQFYEHLKEVFIEIKFLRPSNPRRLMQRVRRLFNRINLEKMEVSILRGMLSQVQKSLEWARKDNRSNKIGNKTDLF